The Hydrogenophaga crocea genome contains a region encoding:
- a CDS encoding thioredoxin family protein, whose product MKRRPLLALGALSPLTSFLPAAHAAAVGQSAPDFSLPDTGGKTVRLSDFRGKHVVLEWTNPGCPFVRKHYQGNMQALQKEAAARGVVWLAINSTEDASADYLSPPQLARWMGEKQAAPTATLMDEEGTVARAYAARVTPHLYIVDPQGRLAYAGGIDSIASARVEDIAQATPYIRQALNEIAAGKPISVTTSRPYGCSLKLKGGAA is encoded by the coding sequence ATGAAACGCCGTCCCCTGCTCGCCCTCGGCGCCCTGTCGCCGCTCACGTCCTTCCTGCCCGCGGCGCACGCGGCCGCGGTGGGCCAGAGCGCGCCCGACTTCAGCCTGCCCGACACCGGGGGCAAGACCGTGCGCCTGTCGGACTTCCGCGGCAAGCACGTGGTGCTCGAATGGACCAACCCGGGTTGCCCCTTCGTGCGCAAGCACTACCAGGGCAACATGCAGGCGCTGCAGAAAGAGGCCGCGGCCCGCGGCGTGGTGTGGCTGGCCATCAACTCCACCGAGGACGCGAGCGCCGACTACCTGAGCCCGCCGCAGCTCGCGCGCTGGATGGGCGAGAAGCAGGCCGCGCCCACCGCCACGCTGATGGACGAAGAAGGCACGGTGGCGCGCGCCTACGCCGCGCGCGTGACGCCGCACCTGTACATCGTCGATCCGCAGGGCCGCCTCGCCTACGCGGGCGGCATCGACAGCATCGCCTCGGCGCGGGTGGAAGACATCGCCCAGGCCACGCCCTACATCCGCCAGGCCTTGAACGAGATCGCGGCCGGCAAGCCGATCTCGGTGACCACCAGCCGCCCCTACGGCTGCTCGCTCAAGCTCAAGGGCGGCGCGGCCTGA